The following coding sequences are from one Dermacentor andersoni chromosome 5, qqDerAnde1_hic_scaffold, whole genome shotgun sequence window:
- the LOC126531759 gene encoding uncharacterized protein, with translation MPSALTLLVAAWLLAISRVGSDDPVPDLCNLIDQPMYCRCDASDADEVTDVTCYVGRKLPDDHVVFRSFERQPSVTSVAFTAFGSEYKLDFVPTLALLHTPHVERLKVSQAVLGDVKPHSFHNLSRLAVLSLDSNEITSLDAEAIADLPRLKKLELGDNKLRRLRAGSLKNLPSLTYLFLERNQLEVIDDGAFEDLGALRELELSDNAIEKLSEQSFRGLGRVARLDLFRNKLTRLEARVFGGMPQLAELDLKYNALSEVDPLAFEGLPQLTVLYMSYNRLRVLPAHMFRGAPNLVSVDLSQNQLLTLTWRTVQDLAKIDAESFDMSLTGNKFSCDCRLAWILHLERATRHAKFRRELRHVKCDFEDATTANATGGSKVVRLSLKQLGCAEDYERPELADRPLTTDTPESALPSAHPYDNDYEDVSDDEADGDESVENSRDFSPYDRQHSREEMPSVTKEVDVILSQQKALEKDTTVSSNGHKGAHGTAAETVPREAMTVRIFILLFSVCAQNFCR, from the exons GCCTTCTGCACTTACCCTCCTGGTAGCGGCCTGGCTTCTAGCGATAAGCCGTGTGGGTTCGGATGACCCGGTGCCTGACCTCTGCAATCTCATTGACCAGCCCATGTACTGTCGTTGCGACGCCAGCGATGCGGACGAAGTGACCGACGTCACGTGTTACGTAGGACGAAAGCTGCCGGATGACCATGTTGTTTTTCGATCGTTCGAACGGCAACCGAGTGTCACTTCTGTAGCATTCACTGCCTTTGGTAGTGAGTATAAGCTCGACTTTGTCCCGACGTTGGCATTGCTCCACACACCGCACGTGGAGCGGCTGAAGGTCTCCCAAGCCGTGCTCGGGGACGTCAAGCCTCACTCTTTCCACAACCTCTCGCGTCTCGCCGTGCTCTCACTGGACTCGAACGAGATTACGAGCTTGGACGCCGAGGCCATCGCGGACCTTCCCCGCCTCAAGAAGCTCGAGCTCGGAGACAACAAGCTGAGGAGGCTGCGCGCCGGCTCCCTGAAGAACCTGCCCTCCCTGACGTACCTCTTCCTCGAGCGCAACCAGCTGGAGGTGATCGACGACGGCGCCTTCGAGGATCTGGGCGCCCTGCGCGAGCTGGAGCTGAGCGACAACGCCATCGAGAAGCTGAGCGAGCAGAGCTTCCGCGGCCTGGGGCGCGTCGCGAGGCTCGACCTGTTCCGCAACAAGCTGACACGCCTCGAGGCCCGCGTGTTCGGCGGCATGCCCCAGCTGGCCGAGCTGGACCTCAAGTACAACGCGCTGTCCGAGGTCGACCCGCTGGCCTTCGAAGGGCTGCCGCAGCTGACGGTTCTATACATGTCGTACAACCGACTGCGCGTGCTGCCCGCGCACATGTTCCGCGGGGCTCCCAACCTTGTGTCCGTGGACCTGTCGCAGAACCAGCTGCTCACGCTTACCTGGAGGACGGTCCAGGACCTGGCGAAAATCGACGCCGAGTCCTTCGACATGAGCCTCACTG GCAACAAGTTCAGCTGCGACTGCCGGTTGGCCTGGATTCTACACCTGGAGCGAGCCACGCGGCATGCCAAGTTCCGGAGAGAACTGCGCCACGTCAAGTGCGATTTCGAAGACGCCACTACGGCCAACGCGACCGGCGGCAGCAAAGTGGTCCGGCTGAGCCTCAAACAGCTGGGATGCGCCGAGGACTACGAGCGTCCTGAATTAGCCGATCGACCTCTCACGACTGACACTCCCGAGTCCGCGCTGCCTTCAGCGCACCCTTACGACAACGATTACGAAGACGTCAGCGATGACGAGGCAGACGGCGACGAAAGCGTCGAGAACTCGCGCGATTTTTCGCCGTACGACAGGCAGCACTCGCGAGAAGAGATGCCTTCTGTAACAAAAGAAGTCGACGTCATCCTGAGTCAGCAGAAAGCTCTTGAGAAAGACACGACCGTGTCGTCGAATGGCCATAAGGGTGCTCACGGCACGGCTGCAGAAACTGTGCCGCGCGAGGCCATGACAGTGCGAATTTTCATTTTATTGTTCTCTGTCTGTGCGCAAAACTTTTGCAGATGA